The genomic region AGCAGGTGTAGTGGTATCGGGTCTCAACGGTGGGCTAGTAACGTAACGCCTCgctttttcaataattttcccATATTGCTCGCTGCCATCGATACCGACAGCACTTGCGAGGGTCTCCCCGAACACGACGACACCCTCAGACCTTTTCACTGACACAACGTCAGCGGCGGATTTGCTCGTCACCGCCGTTACGTACAGCGGGCTATTCACCTAAACGCGATATTTTAAATCCTCTCACTGCTCTCTATTCTCCAAGCAGATTATGTTGGCTGTTCAAGGCCGTTCGCTGGCTACCTGCCACCATCTCGTTTCAGGGCCCAGAAGACGTATAGAATGACCCCATTATTTTACGTCCCCATTACAAGATGTTCCCAACAGAAGTTAGAGTATAAGACGTTAGTGTCTCGGACAATTTATTACAGCTTTTAACCTTCCAACTCTTAGGATTGCTAATTCCGAGTATCGTTAGAGTGAATTGCAATATTGTAAACAAGAGAGCTTTTGTCATTAACACATTGACGACCGCGCCGAAAGCATCTAAAAATTTCATAGAattcaagtattttaatcaatcAAATTAAACTTGCAAAGCAAAATTATATAACATCGATAactatttcaacattcttaccaATTgtgaatcttaataaaatgaagaaatttttATGGATTAGCatggaaattaaattttaaataatttcgtcatccgcatacgggtgacgcgcggcagtcaaagtgttaagaaGAATGGATAAACTATTTTGTAATGGTTCGCGTTTCGTCGGGCTGCGAATATTTTAATGTATGCTACAAGCAGTTCCTTAGGCAAACTAATGcagtttcattttttaataGTATGCATGAAACAATATTAATGTATGCAGTAACGTTTGATTATACACTTTCACAATTTGTATGATCGTGAAACAACACATCTTAATCCGACAGGTATTGTAACACTCTAACATTAGCATAAAGCGACGTAAATATCTGCAGTTTAGTCGTAAGCGCGTTTCCGTTTTGTGCAACAGTCTATTTCAGTTTCTCGGAAGTGAATGAAGCAAGCGAGTTTCACAGTCTTCGGACGAATATTGAATGTAAGCACAGTTTATAAATGACACATTATCGACACAGAAAATTTGTACACGAAATTATCTCGGTTCTGGTAAATTAGTTATATTATTGTCCGCATACACAAAGTAACAACCAACACTATCTTTGTTTCTCAAATATAGTGAGCGCATACTTTGTTTCCCAAAAATTGACGACCAATGCAGAACAGACCTCGAACAGCCAAAATTGTCTGCTTCGACGTTTCTTATTCTGATCTTACGACACAGATTACACATGTGCGACCATGGTTGAATCACTTTAATCTTTACCGATAGCTAGCGGCCGTATCAAGAGGCGCTTAACAAGTTAAagcgatttgaagcgaaaatatTCGGCCAATCTACGCGAACGAAGCTCGAAATAAAACACTGTCTTATTTCACTTAAATTACGTCAAAATCATTCGAGCGTTGCAGCACAGTTACGCAAAAGTGCAAGCAATTTATGCGTTACATAGATTTTGTACTCGATGCCACGGTTTGTAcggaataaattaaatttcattaGATGATCACCGGTTTCCGAAGATCGGCGACAATTGTTCTTTCAACCGTGTTCACGCAAAGTGGCTAGCCACTACACGTACGACTACGGCTATGTGTACACATCGAAACAATAGGATCGTGCCAGCCGTACACAGCGATACCCGATGCAGAAGATATTGGGGGAGCAGAAGAAGAAAAGTAACGTTAACTGCAGCAACGATCAGCCTGCATGCACACGAGGATTTCGACAGATATGTATTTCTAAATATAATTTCCGGCGCATGCAACATCGTGGAACGGCGAACTATATTGTGATGCGGCTCGCGTGTACGGTTCAAGCAAACGTAGATAAATCCCTGAATCACGGTTGCCGAGGATCGTGACCCGTATCTCTGCTACGCGAACCCCAAACGTATTGTCTGCTTTTGATAAATGGTCCCGAACTATTCTCGATCGGAGAAGAAACTTTTCGCTTATCTGGCCAGCGGAATTGAAACTTTCTTTTATAAAGCTATTCGATCTATCATCATCCCCGAAAGAAAGCTTTCCGCTGCAACAATGGATCGCGCTGATTCATGTCAATCGTGAGCATCGTCCTTTCTTGGCTTCGATAGGGTGGAAGAAGTTGATTTCTATTGTATGTACGCTGCTGAAAATATTCATTATTACatcaataatatgtatattacatCGAAACGCAATGTTCGTAGCAACATCTGGTAAAACGAATcttgttttgcttcaactacattaTGTTTCTCGATAAAGTATCTTTCTATTATCGTAACTAATCTTTCCAGAAAGAAAAGATTTAAGACACAGTTTACCAGCGTATATCTCaactttcttttttaaaaaagaaatcggACTTTAATAGTGAGGCAGATACATGCAGCAACGTTTATAATGATGCCATAAATATTGCCAGCAGTGTAGTCCGCGCAGAACCCTCGCAGAACGTCGTTTTCTTAACGGGAGAATCGTTCTATTTATAATACTCTTTTAACAATGTAAGACTAAACTTTGTTACGAGGAAAGATGTTCTTTCTTCTGAACATTAGAACTCGTTCATTGCACCGTGCCTTTTTTGGAAGATGGTACACTCGCAGATTAATCTGCTCAACTTTATGAGAACTTCATTCTATGCGTTTAGCAACACATTGAATAGACATAATTTAACATGCTGCCCAACAAACAAATACAACTAAAGAAAGGTGTTTTCTTATTGCTTACGGATGCATCCAACAATCCCAAAAAATTTTACTCCCATCTCGTCCATAGCTTCCCGGTAAAATATTCCCCTATTCAGGCTAATCCTGCGGATGTCGAAGCCGTCCCCAAAAGAAATATGTGTCGTCGAACTCACTTGGCCAGCTTGTTCACGAGAACAAGTGGTGTATCTGGATCTGGCCTGAGCGGTGGGCTCAAAACGTGGGCTGCTGCGTGCCTCCAACATTTGTGCGCATAGTTCGTGCCATCTGTGCCGATTGCGGCCGCCAACGTCTCGCCAAAGACGCAAACGCCATTCTTACGCGCGGCCTCCACTGCCTCCGCGGCGCTACGACTCATCACATGCACTACATACAGTGGACAATTCACCTAAGCATGCAGAATGATACAACGGAAATGATCGTGTGACTTAAACAACTGAAACGCTTTGTCTTTGCGGAGGGCCGACCGAAATATACAATCCGCTGGACACCGAATGGCTATCGATTGCAGCAGAACGCTAACAAAGTGTTTTATTGTTCATCAAGATTACACTGATTTTGCAAGGAATAGTGAGATTCGATCGATTTTATGTAACCTGCACTGAACTTtatatttcaaatacttggaatATGAGTATCATTTACGTAATTGCTTTATTATGGTTGTTTATGTAAATGATaatgttttaaaaagtgtcaatTGTAAGCAATTCAAATATATTTGAAGTCGTcactaaatattgtaatattattatggcATTACCATTTCTTGTCACGTAGAAGTATTCTTTCAGTGGAAATGTTACGTATCTTTCTATCAATACAATtggaagataaaaatattattcgcgACTTCTTGTTCTGTACATCTTGTTCCTTCGACACTAACGCTCTTAGACAGTGCAGGTGCTAATGAAACCATTCAGCTGCATTCTAAGCCATTTTGTCTCCAGCGATAGAACGTGTACGGAAATAATATCTCACATCTAAACAGACATATACAAAAAAGCAAATGTGCACGTATCCGTATAGCGTCTACTTTCGAGAAGATATATGGCGTACTGCCGCGAACAATAGCGTTGCACATCTATCAATATTTGGTTTCAGCAAAAGATACAATAACATCAAATATAGCGTGCCAGAAACAGTGTGAAAGCACACTAGACAACTGTAAAAATACGACTTCTAAAAATGGTTCCCTTACTTCCGGCTTGTGTCGAATAATTTTTGCTGCCGACATACCTGGCTGGCTATAACGCACGCCCTATTCACAGCCTCAGCCTCCACTTCCTCGGGACGCGACATTTCGTGACCTTCCGGTCCCGTAACCCCGGCGTCGAGTAATCGTTTCGTGTTCTGAAACAATTTCGGATCATTCGGTTTATGATCCATTCCAGAAGAAATTCGTGACTGGACGCACGGCGAGCTGGATCCATCCGTGCCAGGCAATTAGTAGAAACGGCGTTCGTGGTTCACGGCTTGTTACTTCGAATGGTTGTTCAGTAACGCGATTGTTACCGATAGCGTACAAGGTGTATTCTATTTTTAAACGTGGAGTAGATACACTGATGCAtcgacacatgatatagttccaaaaaTATAGTTCAAGGGACGTTGTATTAGATGAATTACTTTTAACGAGTCAGAGTCCTGAAGAAAATTTCAAACAGAATCGACTACATACGAACGTTCTCCAGTTCTtttcaattgaaatacaattcttttctttttcgttgacacgcaaaataaatatataaatataatataaaaatttaaatttaaattttctatGATCATAAGCATGTTCCAAGTGTCTTCCTTTCGAACAGACCACAATTTAGAGCGAAGATAAAAAAACGTAATATAAAGCGATCATACCTCGGCAATGATGTCTCCATTTTCTGCGTGGATCATCGCAATAGCTCCGAGTTCCTTGCACGTTTTAAACACCTCGATCAATTCTGGATCCCTTAGCATGTACAAGTCGGCGTATGCCATAAACATCTTGAAACTATTGATACCGTGCGACTGCACTAACGTCGCCATTTCCTCCTTCACCTGAAACAGGTAACCACGAGCTTTAGGCAAGGAGATAAGAAAATCTAACCGGATAGACGGGTATGCAGGACGACATTCGTTTTTAAATTACAAGTAGTAAGAAATAAAAGACTTACACATCAGTGAGTACCTCATTTGCATCTGAATGTTAACGCTCTCATTACCAACAGACCCTAAACTAACCCTATCGCTACTCCCTTCAATAACCAACAAATAATCTTACCAAAAAATGTATCGTAATTTCTCACGATCAATTCCCGAGCTGAAACAAGGAATGAAGGTTTGGATGTTGCAGAGTCATAAGCCTTTTCCCATTTCCATCAGTGCCAGAGTTATTAATGAGCCAGCGGGCGGAGCCGCGTTGATATCGTCTAGATAGCTACCGCTGACCATTTTTAATTGTCAGACAGGCCGACAAGCGCCAGCAAATAAGGAGCACGACGATTTACATGCGTCCGTTCCCGTGATTTCCTCATCGATCGTTCGTTATTCCATTCACGATCCCGATTACAGTTAGCAGTCGACAACCCAGCAGCCGGCGTGGCTGCGAACAACCAGCAACCCATAGCTACCAGATCGCCAGCGATTTGCCAATTTGCCGGGGACACCTATCGCTTTTCCCATATTTAGAGACAGCAGACGCAGAGCACCGACTCTCGATCGACATACCAGGCCGCGCCGGGTACAACGATCGAGCCAGGAGATCGAACCGTCGTCGATTAATCGGTGGATCAGTTTCGCTGCGAGCGGTCTAATGACGACGATCAATCGCGCGCGCAATTTTCCAGCCAATTTGCACGGAAGATTTCGATCGTCTAATGGGGTCTCGACAAAAGCCACCATTCGAAGACCGTTCAAAGGATCCTCCCACTAATTTCCGATCGGCGTTCGCAAGTTACATAAATTCTGTTTAAGAGGTAGCGCGAGATTGTGTAACCATTACGCTCGTTCCATATTCATGGAGAGGACAATGTTCGGCGTGACGAAATCGCGAACTGAACTAAGGTCGCTTTTGCGGACTCACTTGGTCAAGGTTCTGCGACTGCTTTATCTAGGAAATGGGGTACCTTCGGTGAGTGAACTCTAGAGTGGTCTTTAGGGTGAAACAGATTTTTGAGGCCAGAAGGTTTTATCCCCTAAGTGAGAAAATAATCTGCGTAAAATTTGCAAGCATTCGGGCATGGTTAATGATTTCATTTCACTTTCAAACACAATTGTAATTCCTTAGCTTAGAAATATTGTTAAATGTTTTTGACTAGAAGATAATGTCTCAGACCACCCTATCGAACACCAGCGAAATAGGTATGTTTGtgagtttttttttaaacaattatacATTGAGCATTTCCATCAATTGAAGTTGATGGTAGCTAAAGGTTCATGAAAGTGTCTAACTTGCAAGTAAACTGTTTATAAAATAGATTCGAATATTCGATACATTTCTTAATTAAATCATTCTAAGTTTAATCAGCAAGTGAATATATCTAGTGTAGAACATTTTTGAGCCGCCATTGCTCCTAGAGGTGACCAACCGAGACAATTGCAATAGGCGTTCCTGCAAGACATTGTCCTCGAACATACGAAGGAGGTTCACAGAGCAATTGACGCCGAACGAACAACTACCACGAAAGGGGTCATGCCTAGACATGCTTTCTTTTCCAGGAAAGGCTCGTGTTACGGTAATTATCTCATTCCGGGTGACTAAATAGAATGGAGAGCGTGTGCGAATTGCACCGTACGTGGCGCGTCGGCCTAGCTAAGGCTTCCCCTATAACAGGCCGATCCGAGCTATTTGTACAAAACAGCTTTGGCTTGTAGCTCTTACTCTCGAAAACCTTATTCGGACGGTTCTGGTCTAAACTATGGAGCCAAGGTATCTAGAACTGACAAGAGAAATCCTTGAGGCTGATGTCTCGCCAGGATAGAGGCTCAGAGAGTCAAGCGATTACGATTCTAAGATCAGGGTCTTCTTGATATCAAACAGTCGACTGAGAAGGAAGAAGACGCATGCTACTCGATGATTCCAAAGCATAAAGATTTTAGAATCGATACGAATCATCGATGCTTCTACTTCCATAGTTCTAGACCAAGGTGGTTTAAAGTTTCACAGTGGCGACTCTAAGTCCAGTTAGGGGTCGAAAGCACCGCAATGTTGGGTGGGTCTACAGCTTACTTTTGGACTCCAGGACGTAACAGCAATGTGGAGCGCATAATCGCAGCAGACCTTCTGATCGGCTGCCTCCCTGTACCTATCGTACGCCTCCAAAAGGGACTCATCTTTCTTCGGGATGACGAAGTCGATGATCATAGTGGTGCCACCGGCCACGGCCGCTTTTGTGCCCTGGTAGAAATCGTCGACCGTCGTTGCTCCCATCAGCTCCAATTCGAAATGGGTGTGCGGATCTATGCCACCAGGCATCACGTACTTTCCGCGGGCGTCGATGATTCTCGTGCCGCCCGGTATTATCAGATTCCGACCCATTTGCCTACGAATAGAACAGTTTCGTTAGAACGGTGCTGCAGGTGAAGTTGGACGGAGGCCTCGATTTTCATCAAAGGTCTATTAGGGGCCCACGAATTAGGTGAATGGTTTAGTTAGATTGCACACGATCGTCGAGCAGTCTTATGGAGCGTTTAGCCGATCGATGTACAAAGTATTTCGCCCGATTATCTTCTCTGATTGTAGTGCTAGATTGTGATTCTCAAAACGAGATTGTGTACATTTACGTAGAGAATCGTGGACGATTATGGAAGGATTGAAAAATGGCACTCGTAAATTACGTGAAGAAATAAAGGAGAGAAGTGGCCTCTATAATAATATCAGTTCGTCTAAACGCTCCTTTAAAACTTCGAAATATTTGAACTTTATGGAACATTAATACTAATTGTGATAAGTTcgtcatttttatattagaGTAGATCACTGATAAAAGGTATCGGTCATCGGTTTGCAATGCCCAGTTCATAATTaatgtttcaaataattaacTTTCTGTCGTTTCAAGCGAATCCCCAAACttcataaaaattcattttttattcatacatccattaagaatttttatttttattatggtAGATTTAAACATTTGGCACAAGTATCACTCGCCCGTTAAGTTATAAAACCCGATAAGTACCTCAGAATTTATTCGGATCTTTCTAATGCCTAAAACGATAAAAAATCAGGACAGGAAACAGAAAACCTGTTATGCAGATCGTGTTAATAAAGAACCGTATTGTCAGGGAAGGGTTAAGCGACTCGTGCAGACGGCCAATATTAGCATCGTTCACCTGACTATTAGCACGCCACAATTCTTTGATAGATTACGCTAACAGACAGCGTGTTATCTGTTTTGTCGGTACGCTAGCCGCTCATTGATAAAACTACTGGCGTACATCGCGTCTCGTTTGTGCGAAGAGGCGACCGACCACGCGATCAGAATGCTCAATGAAACGTTAATCGGTCGACTTCGCGAATCACAAAACCTCTATATAAACCATTTAACACGTAGAAATAAGCATACGCGTAAAAAATTCTGCGCAAAATGTTTGCGTAACGATGATTATAGCATGTATGCTAGCCTAGCTGATAATGTCACAGTAAGGTGGTAAACTCAATAAAgctataagtagactgcggaactttatgcaaaataacaattgtatAAGCTAGTTGCAAGCTAGGCGAAAATGTATTTCTAATATAACGAAGCTTTGAACTCTTCTAATATCTTCATAGCTTCGTGTTCGATCTATTCATATTAATCATAATTAGGAAACTTCGGTTCTTAATATTTCACCTGTTCATATCAAGAGATAAATCTTATCGAAGAATTTAATCCTTGcttgtaaaaataatttttggAACAAATTATGAAGTTAATTCAATCGTTTACTCATGCATCCGATTTACAGAAAAACCACTTGCaaccaaattaatttaaagaccAGAAtgtccaagtaaaaaaaataatttcatacaagaaataacataaaatttcatacaagaaataacataaaatttaattcatttaaaCAGTTATTGTAGGAACAacaattattgaaatatttatgAATTCCGTATCTTTCGGTTTGCTAAACTATacaaattattcgaatcttcGTAAGTAGAACAATAATGTTCGAATAAGAGAAGAATTTCATTCTACTTAAAACTGTAGAGAAAGAAAGACTTCGCGCGAGTTAAATTTCCCCGGTGAATCCCGTATTTATTACGCGGGCTCGTAGCGGTCAGTGAACAGAAAAAATAGACGCTGAAGGAAACAGAATCGAACACCGTAGTCTGTAACTATAACGCGTACACAACTTGTTTTTATTTCGATTGCGTAACGCAGTGACGAGCGTCCGCGGTTACACGTAAAGTGTTCCTTGGGACTCTTACTTGATGATACCGTCCTCGATGTAAACGTCGCTGTCAGCGATGCCATCATCATTCACGACCTTTCCATTCTTGATCAGTAGCCTGTTTTGTGCACTCTGGAAATAAAAGATAACAATACACAGTTACACGCGTCCCGTTCTTCttaaaacgattaaaaattCATGGCAAGCGTTCGCATAGGTTTCAAAAGATAATAGAGCGCCCATAAAGAACATTATTCTCTTCACCCTTGTGCATAAGAatccattaaataaattatccgCTAAATATATTCCCCTTAATCTGAATGTATTAAGCAACTACCAGGTTACAATGATAAACAATACTCTTGAGGCTGCACCACGCATTTCACGCATTCACGTACATAGATATAACCATTCATTTCTTTCCTCCTATCTTCTATCTAatctaattactagactgcggatttacgGTACGTTCAACTATGCGGAGCATGAAAAAGTATCCCATAGCGTACATTCACATAAATTCGCACTTCAATGCTCATAAAATCGGTGAAAGAAAATTGTGGTCACATAAAAGTAACATGTAACAATAGTAATTAGAGCATAGATGCTCTTATGAATGTAAATTTGCAGGAGTGTACGTAATTGCCCGTTAGAATGTGCCAGAAATTTGTATTATAACAGTCTTGGCAGATAGTAATACTAGTTAATTTAGTAATGCTTTAATGATACACGatcatatgttatattattctgTTATTTTATTCCACCCTATTTTGGATCGAAATACTAAAAGACGGAATAATTTatacttaaaaaaaaagattaatttAATCAAGCTCCCTGGTTCACCGTGTATAAAACGTCAACTGTTATTAATTTCgatcaaaataatacaaaatgatCATTTTAAAAACAAGAACATGATATATATTTCGGAAGGCTAATGTGTTACGACTATAATAATGCTAACTTATATTTTCTTGCTCATCCACCAaagatacaatatttatatcataataaATATCGTCTTCAACTATCATGAAAGTAATAACAATGATAATGATACTGTTAATAAATCTTTGTATCGTGATTGGTACATTAAAACTGGAacttcttggcattgaaatcTCTCCCTTTAAGAACAAAGTCTACAATCTATGACTAAACTTTGTATATTAATATCCATTTGGTCCTTTACGGTGCGTAATTTTGTAGTTCCATTACATTTCGTTTCCTGCAAACTTTGTTCTCTGTTGCCGCTGAACATATGTCAGCAGGGTTCTTTTGCTcgtaaaatgaataaataaatagaaatgaataaaattatatgcAACCCTCGCTTTCTCTATAACCATGCTTCTTCCATCCTCCTTTCCCCGACGTCTCCAATAACGACAAAAGCAATAACAATGCTAATGAATCTTCGCCCCGCCGAAAATTGCTTCCGATCGGGACCAGCCACCCGCGCATCGTCCTTGATATTCGTTTGCGACGTGCGTCGGATCCAACATCCGGTGCAGACGATTAACGTGCGTATATCGCTCCACACTATGGTATACCAATCAGTATATAATAGAAGCTACGCTTCACGCACTTCCGCCAATGCTGGATTTAGAGCAGTACGCGATGTGCTCGGACTGATAAACGCTCGACGTACGGTGCACGTACGTTCTGCGATGCATCTTTCCATCCGAAAGAATAGGGACACGTTTCTACGGGCCCCGTTGTTCCCTTGCACGGAAAACCCATGCGTTTTTTTCATTGACCCAGTCCGAGGATTAGCATACAATGCACCGTATCATTTTCAGCAAGCAAACGGCGGCGTTCCCCGTGTTTAGAGACGGCAAGGGAAACTCCCAGCTCTGTCAGAATTTTCCTCGGACTGTCCGGAGCTCCAGAGACAAGATAATCGAGTGGCAGGATAGCCTCGAATCCTCTTGATCGCTGGGACGGGACGAGAGGATGAAGTAGGCTGTACTCGTTTGCATCGTTCCCGTGTCTCCGCGATTTTCCCCGTTTAATTGCGTGTGTACACAGTTAAGAGCTACTGTGAGTTTTATTTGGAGTCCGTGGCGGACGCACTTGAACCTTCAAGCGTTGGGAACTGATACGTTCGAGCACGTGCGAAGAACTCTGAAAGCGATATGGTAAGTAATTacggagagtgagagagggctGCACGTTTCAATCCTTATAATTGATTGCCCGTTTAATTCACTTAACACCTTCTTGTGGGGTTTGAAAAGCAGAAAGTCACTTCGGACATCCATTCTTTGGACACCGTTACGTCAATTTATAGTTGCAAGGAATCTCGAAGCTATAAAATTACAATAGAGTTCCTTACGTACAGTGTCAAATTAAATTTCCATTGATTTATGGAGtaattagtttcagatacatTGGACCGTTTACATGTTTACATTTGGATCGTACTAATTACTTATTTGACTATCGACATAATTTATTCATTCGTCAAATACTTTGTAGATTATTTAAGTTAACCAGATAAAATAAACAAACCGATTTTCAACTATATTTCCAATTCCTGAAGATTGAAACTTTACAGAAGAAACTGTTTAATACGAACTTCATTGTCTAATTTTCCAAATATTCATCTCCAAACAAGGATTCCACGTCAATCTTTCAACCACGTTGTGAGAGTCAAAAGGTATGAAACTATGAGACCAAAAAATAGAAAAACCACCCAGTAGTACTTTTCAAAGTACAATATATACAACGTTTGACTCGCTGCGGATCTTGATCTACCAACGCATCGCATTTAAGTGAAGCTCGTCGAATTTTCATCTCCGCGTTTTTTCCAATCAGAATCGTTCGTTTTCCCGTATCATCGCCTTATTCTTTATGCCCTTAGCGTGTTTGTCTTCGGAACGGCAAGGTGATCGGAGGGGATGCCGTGGGACTTTCCTTCGGGCCACCCATGCCGGACCCGCTTGACGAAAGACCGATGAGTCCGTTCCAAGTACCTTTCAGATAGTTCCTTAATTTACGACGGTCTTTATTTGCTATTGAAGGCTCGGAAAGAAAATCTCTGCTAACCTGTGACGCTAAAGTCTGGAAAATATCAACTCAAAAATGGCTTCGTCGAACgagagtcataaattacgttGGCCGTTTGCACGAAAGAAAACTTTCCCTTGTGCGTGCGACCGGACGCTGCACGCTTCTCTCGGCAGACGATACGAAGATAGGATGAGTACACGCATAGGAATACATGTCCCGATCGGATCAATGAATGGAACGTGAAGTGTCTCCGGCGAAAAGGAAAGACAAAACGCGTAAATATTATCCGGACGTGGGGGAGACAAATTGAAAAGCCTGCGGAGAAAGAAGTCCAGACTGCATAAAGGACTTTTGACAAGCGCCCCTAGGCGTTCCGCGGCCAGGCAAAGATAAAAGTGTATAGGGGAGAAAGACGACGGAGGGACGAAAAGCAGGGAGTGGAAAAAAAAGGACAATCCATTGGCGACGCCGACGCCACCCACGTTTTGCGAGCGACGCTGGGTCCGCACCCCTGGTGGCTCGGTAATGCAACGCGTGGTGCAACAAACCCTTCACAGGTCGAGGTCTCCACCCCGTGAAATTGCTTCGACCCCCACATGAGCCTA from Megalopta genalis isolate 19385.01 chromosome 3, iyMegGena1_principal, whole genome shotgun sequence harbors:
- the CRMP gene encoding collapsin Response Mediator Protein isoform X2, with translation MSTPVKKVPIHLQSAQNRLLIKNGKVVNDDGIADSDVYIEDGIIKQMGRNLIIPGGTRIIDARGKYVMPGGIDPHTHFELELMGATTVDDFYQGTKAAVAGGTTMIIDFVIPKKDESLLEAYDRYREAADQKVCCDYALHIAVTSWSPKVKEEMATLVQSHGINSFKMFMAYADLYMLRDPELIEVFKTCKELGAIAMIHAENGDIIAENTKRLLDAGVTGPEGHEMSRPEEVEAEAVNRACVIASQVNSPLYVTAVTSKSAADVVSVKRSEGVVVFGETLASAVGIDGSEQYGKIIEKARRYVTSPPLRPDTTTPAYLIEHLSQDGLQVTGSDNCTFNADQKALGKGDFSKIPNGVNGVEDRMSVVWEKGVHAGIMDPTRFVAVTSTNAARIFNLYPRKGVIAVGSDADIVVWDPNRKRTISAETHVQAVDFNIFEGMEVHGVPEYVIVEGRVCVDECELKAVHGFGKFVETATHVNYVYEMIEDREKRPRGVARSEAEAKKYAEEDAAIAKAREEARAAALANARQTNGTYESPKPKVTIPDCVPTLPDSAVVTPSSKGPRMEGQRNLQDSTFSISEDVEESRRACIRVNNPPGGRSAGGFW
- the CRMP gene encoding collapsin Response Mediator Protein isoform X1, which translates into the protein MSTPVKKVPIHLQSAQNRLLIKNGKVVNDDGIADSDVYIEDGIIKQMGRNLIIPGGTRIIDARGKYVMPGGIDPHTHFELELMGATTVDDFYQGTKAAVAGGTTMIIDFVIPKKDESLLEAYDRYREAADQKVCCDYALHIAVTSWSPKVKEEMATLVQSHGINSFKMFMAYADLYMLRDPELIEVFKTCKELGAIAMIHAENGDIIAENTKRLLDAGVTGPEGHEMSRPEEVEAEAVNRACVIASQVNCPLYVVHVMSRSAAEAVEAARKNGVCVFGETLAAAIGTDGTNYAHKCWRHAAAHVLSPPLRPDPDTPLVLVNKLAKDGLQVTGSDNCTFNADQKALGKGDFSKIPNGVNGVEDRMSVVWEKGVHAGIMDPTRFVAVTSTNAARIFNLYPRKGVIAVGSDADIVVWDPNRKRTISAETHVQAVDFNIFEGMEVHGVPEYVIVEGRVCVDECELKAVHGFGKFVETATHVNYVYEMIEDREKRPRGVARSEAEAKKYAEEDAAIAKAREEARAAALANARQTNGTYESPKPKVTIPDCVPTLPDSAVVTPSSKGPRMEGQRNLQDSTFSISEDVEESRRACIRVNNPPGGRSAGGFW